The proteins below are encoded in one region of Pseudomonas putida S13.1.2:
- a CDS encoding bifunctional O-acetylhomoserine aminocarboxypropyltransferase/cysteine synthase — protein sequence MKLETLAIHAGFSPDPTTKAVAVPIYQTTSFAFDDTQHGADLFDLKVAGNIYSRIMNPTNDVLEQRMAALEGGVGALAVASGMAAITYAIQTVAEAGDNIVSVAKLYGGTYNLLAHTLPRMGIQTRFAAHDDIAALEALIDARTKAVFCESIGNPAGNIVDIAALAEAAHRHGVPLIVDNTVATPVLCRPFEHGADIVVHSLTKYIGGHGTSIGGIVIDAGTFPWADNKERFALLNTPDPSYHGVTYTEAFGPAAFIGRCRVVPLRNMGAALSPFNAFLILQGLETLALRMERHTENALKVAHYLQAHEQVAWVKYAGLPDHPEHELAQRYTGGKPASILSFGIKGGQAAGARFIDALQLVVRLVNIGDAKSLACHPASTTHRQLNDEELEKAGVPRDMVRLSIGIEHSDDIIADLAQALEASRG from the coding sequence ATGAAGCTGGAAACTCTCGCCATCCACGCGGGCTTCAGCCCCGACCCGACCACCAAGGCAGTGGCCGTACCGATCTACCAGACCACCTCCTTCGCCTTCGACGACACCCAGCACGGCGCCGACCTGTTCGACCTGAAAGTGGCCGGCAACATCTATTCGCGCATCATGAACCCTACCAACGATGTGCTCGAGCAGCGCATGGCAGCCCTTGAAGGCGGGGTCGGCGCGCTGGCGGTGGCGTCGGGCATGGCGGCCATCACCTACGCCATCCAGACCGTCGCCGAGGCCGGCGACAACATTGTCTCGGTGGCCAAGCTGTACGGCGGCACCTATAACCTGCTGGCCCACACCCTGCCGCGCATGGGCATCCAAACCCGCTTCGCCGCCCATGACGACATCGCTGCCCTCGAAGCGTTGATCGATGCGCGCACCAAGGCGGTGTTCTGCGAATCCATCGGCAACCCCGCCGGCAATATCGTCGATATCGCCGCACTGGCCGAAGCCGCCCACCGCCACGGTGTGCCGCTGATCGTCGATAACACCGTGGCCACCCCGGTGCTGTGCCGACCGTTCGAGCATGGCGCGGACATCGTCGTGCACTCGCTGACCAAGTACATCGGCGGCCACGGTACCAGCATCGGCGGCATCGTCATCGACGCCGGCACGTTCCCCTGGGCCGACAACAAGGAGCGTTTCGCCCTGCTCAACACCCCCGACCCGTCCTACCACGGTGTCACCTACACCGAAGCCTTCGGCCCCGCCGCCTTCATTGGCCGCTGCCGCGTGGTGCCGTTGCGTAACATGGGCGCCGCGCTGTCGCCGTTCAACGCCTTCCTGATCCTGCAAGGCCTGGAAACACTGGCCCTGCGCATGGAGCGCCACACCGAGAACGCGCTGAAAGTCGCCCATTACCTGCAAGCCCACGAGCAGGTGGCATGGGTGAAGTACGCCGGGCTGCCCGACCACCCCGAGCATGAACTGGCCCAGCGCTATACCGGCGGCAAGCCGGCGTCGATCCTGTCGTTTGGCATCAAGGGCGGCCAGGCTGCCGGTGCGCGTTTCATCGATGCGTTGCAACTGGTGGTGCGCCTGGTGAACATCGGCGATGCCAAGTCACTGGCTTGCCACCCCGCCTCCACCACCCACCGCCAGCTCAACGACGAGGAGCTGGAAAAGGCCGGCGTGCCGCGGGACATGGTGCGCCTGTCGATCGGTATCGAGCACAGCGACGACATCATCGCCGACCTGGCCCAGGCCCTGGAGGCCAGCCGCGGGTGA
- a CDS encoding SDR family NAD(P)-dependent oxidoreductase yields the protein MSLIPGLSDNARVLICGASRGIGLALCTALLARDDVSRVWAVSRHASTADGLLALARAHGERVVLLECDARDELALAALANEVGIACPHLHLVISTLGILHQEGTKAEKSLAQLDLTSLQASFVTNAFAPILLLKHLMPLLRKQPATFAALSARVGSIGDNRLGGWYSYRASKAALNQLLHTASIELKRLNPNATVLALHPGTTNTELSRPFQGNVPEGKLFEPAFAAQCVIDQVGRLGPSESGSFWGWDGERIAW from the coding sequence ATGAGCCTGATCCCCGGATTATCTGACAATGCCCGCGTGCTGATATGTGGCGCCAGCCGAGGTATCGGCCTGGCACTGTGTACGGCGTTGCTGGCCCGCGATGATGTAAGCCGGGTCTGGGCTGTGTCGCGGCACGCCAGCACCGCTGACGGGTTGCTTGCCCTTGCCCGGGCACATGGCGAACGCGTGGTACTGCTGGAGTGCGATGCGCGCGACGAGCTGGCGCTGGCGGCGCTTGCAAACGAGGTGGGCATTGCCTGCCCGCACCTTCACCTGGTTATCAGTACACTCGGTATCCTCCACCAAGAGGGCACCAAAGCCGAGAAATCGCTGGCCCAACTGGACCTCACCAGCCTGCAGGCCAGCTTCGTCACCAATGCATTCGCGCCGATCCTGTTGCTCAAGCACCTGATGCCACTGCTGCGCAAACAGCCCGCCACCTTTGCAGCCCTGTCGGCGAGGGTTGGTTCGATCGGCGACAATCGACTGGGCGGCTGGTACAGCTATCGTGCGAGCAAGGCGGCGCTGAACCAGCTGCTGCACACGGCAAGCATCGAACTGAAACGCCTGAACCCGAACGCCACAGTGCTGGCGCTGCATCCGGGGACTACCAATACCGAGCTGTCGCGGCCATTTCAAGGGAATGTGCCGGAGGGGAAGCTGTTTGAGCCGGCGTTTGCGGCACAGTGTGTGATTGATCAGGTGGGGCGGCTTGGGCCGTCGGAGAGTGGCAGTTTTTGGGGGTGGGATGGCGAGCGGATAGCGTGGTGA